The proteins below are encoded in one region of Chrysemys picta bellii isolate R12L10 chromosome 4, ASM1138683v2, whole genome shotgun sequence:
- the LOC135983179 gene encoding uncharacterized protein LOC135983179: protein MQSSPAVMAVQSGNRKRAPAWTDREVLDLIAVWGDESVLSELRSKRRNAKIYEKISKDMAERGYSRDATQCRVKIKELRQGYQKTKEANGRSGSHPQTSRFYEALHSILGAAATTTPPVTVDSEDGILSTAGSSDMLGDGEDEEGDEEGEAVGSSHNADFPDSQDLFITLTEIPYEASPAITPDTESGEGSATPSATVSQPSLESHSQRLARIRRRKKRTREDMFSELMASSQAQAAQQTQWRENLTRMHQANMDREERWRQEDQQATQTLLGLLREQTDTLRRLVDVLQERRQEDRAPLQSISNRPPPPPSPIPTSPKVQRRRGGRVPANSHSTPAESSSSRRLSFPKI, encoded by the exons atgcagagctctccagcagtgatggccgtgcagtctgggaatagaaagagagccccagcatggactgatcgtgaagtcttggatctcatcgctgtgtggggcgatgagtccgtgctttccgagctgcgatccaaaagaaggaatgcaaagatctacgagaagatctctaaagacatggcagagagaggatacagccgggatgcaacgcagtgccgcgtgaaaatcaaggagctgagacaaggctaccagaagaccaaagaggcaaacggacgctccggatcccatccccagacatcccgtttctacgaggcactgcattccatcctcggtgctgccgccaccactaccccaccagtgaccgtggactctgaggatgggatactgtccacggccggttcctcagacatgttaggggacggggaagatgaggaaggagatgaggagggcgaggcagttggcagctctcacaacgctgatttccccgacagccaggatctcttcatcacccttacagagatcccctacgaagcgtccccagccattaccccggacacagaatctggtgaaggatcagcca ccccgtctgcgactgtctcacaacctagcctggaatcacactcccagaggctagcgcggattaggcgtaggaagaagaggacacgggaggacatgttctctgagcttatggcctcttcccaagcccaggcagcacagcagacccagtggcgggagaacttgacccgaatgcaccaagccaacatggatcgggaggagaggtggcggcaggaagaccagcaggcgactcaaacgctgcttggactactgagggagcaaacggacacgctccggcgccttgtggatgttctgcaggaacggaggcaggaggacagagccccgctgcagtccatctctaaccgccctcccccgccaccaagtcccatacccacctcacccaaagtgcaaagaaggagaggcggcagagtccctgctaactctcactccacccctgcagagagctctagtagcagaaggctctcatttcccaaaatttga